The genomic segment TGGCGGCTTTTATCCGTTTATGCAGCAGCCGGTGTCCTCTCTAGCAGACCATCCGCTGGGCATTCATGATATTTTCGATATAGATGGGCCAGCCATGGAGAAACTGCTGCTGTCACTGGAAGCGGAAACGGCAATGGTCGAGCTCGCCGAGCGCTTCATTAAGCCGAAGCTGCCTGAACAGGACGAGTCGGTCACGCTCATTAATCAGATGGTTGATTGGATTATGGCCGAGCGTAGCGTTACTAAGGTCGATCAGCTATGCGAGGCTTTTCATATGAACAAAAGAACGCTTCAGCGTCTATTTGATCAATATGTCGGCGTTACGCCAAAATGGGTCATTCAGCTGTACCGGCTGCAAAATGCCGCTGAAACGCTGGATCGCAGCCCAAGCCATGACTGGACGCAGCTGTCGCTAGAGCTTGGCTACCACGATCAATCGCATTTTATTAAAGATTTTAAAGCTGTTGTCGGCGTTACGCCGCAGGAATACGTCCGTAAATAGCAAAGAGACAGCCCCTATGCTACGGGGAGCTGTCTCTTTGCTTTTATTTCTAATGAGGCTTGAAAGCCGGCACTCGCTTATACTTTGAATCTGCTGATTTTATCCTGAAGCTCCTCAGCCATGCTGGACAATGATGCCGCCGAGGAAGCAATTTCCTCCATCGAAGCAAGCTGCTCCTGTGTCGCTGCGGACACATTATGCGCGCCGCCCGAAGCTTCCTCCGCAATATGCGAAATTTGCTTCACGAAGCCGACAACCTCATCCGTGCTTGCCGCCATTTGCTCGGCACTAGCCGAAACCTCTTGGATTTCGCCAGCTACCTTGTTAACGGCATCCAAAATTTGTTCGAAGGCTTCTCCAGCATTCGTCACAACCGCGATACCTTGCGATACCTCTTGTTTGTTCATCGTTACAGCTTGGACTGCATTAATCGTGTCCTTCTGAATAACGCTGACCAGTCCGGTAATTTGCATAGCCGAAGCGGATGATTGCTCCGCCAGCTTGCGGACTTCATCTGCTACGACTGCAAAACCGCGACCGTGATCGCCTGCTCTTGCCGCTTCAATCGCCGCATTCAGAGCAAGCAAATTAGTTTGCGTTGCAATGGCGGTAATAACATCGGTAATTTTGCCAATCTCATCCGAACGCTCGCCAAGACCAGTAACCAGCTCAGCAAGCGAGGAAATCGAGCGCTGAATGGAGTCCATTTGCACAACGGCCTGCTGAATCGTCCGGTTTCCTTCTGACGATTGGGTAGCCGCATCAAGAGCCGAGGTAGATACGCTTTGCGCACGCAACGCGATCTGCTCGACGCCAATCGACATTTCGTCGATCGCTTGGGAAGAGCGCTTCACCATTTCAACCTGCTCGCTAGTTCCGACAGCCAGTTCCTCGACCGTTTCGGAAATTTGCTCCGACGCCTTGCTGTTCTGGTCAGCGCTTGCCATCAGCTCCTCAGAGGAAGCAGCAACGAGTGAAGAGGTCATGGAAACGGAATGAATGACTTCACGCAAGCTGTGGGTCATTGCATTAAAGGATTTAGCCAAATCGCCGATTTCATCGCGGTTTTTAATGACGATTGTCTCTCCGGTCAGATCGCCTTGGGCAATTTGCTCCGCTGCTCTGCTTACTTTCTGTACAGACCTGGATACCATTTGCGCAATCAAGACTGCAATAGCCAGCGCCAGAATTACAGCTAAGATGACTACAGCTATAATGGTATTCGTGCTTGTCATAGCCAAGTCGACCGACTGATCTGCAGCACTTTTCGATCCTTCGATGCCCAGATTGATCATTTTGGTAATATTATCATTGGCTGTATACCAGAGCGGGTAAGCTGTTGCATGGAGCTCGCTTGCCCTTTCAAAGTTATTTTCTTTGCCATATGCGATAAACTCCGGCATTTTAGCCAAATAGAGATCCAGGCTTTTGCCGAATTCATCGAACAGCGCCTTCTCTTCTTCACTTTGAACCATCGTTGCTAATTGTTCACGTTCGGATTTCACCTTGTCGAGAAGCTCATTCAAAGCACTATTCATCTTGTCAACTTCATCTTTGTTCGTCTCGACAATGATGTTCAGGGCAAGACGCTCAATATCAGATACGTCCCCGTTCATAATTCCGAGAAGAGTTACGCTAGGCATCCACCTGTCATTCATTTCCTTTGCTTTATCACCCATGCCGTTCATGCCAAACATCGCGATTAATCCTGTTGCAACAAGCAGTAACGCTACCGAAATAAAACCCGTTAGCAATTTAAAACGAATGCTGAACCTCATAACTTCACTCCTCTGATGTGTGTCTTAAATATATCGACATTTTGATCATGGGAGTGAATATGCTTTCGACATTTTTCGGGATAATATTGCTTTATTAGACAGGTCGCATACCATTATGCAATAGTCACAAGTGCAAGCTGCTAGAACAGCATAAGATTCAGCTGTCTCACATCCGCTCTCAGCTCGGAAACGTTGTCCAAATACGCAAGAAACACGCGTATAAGAGTCGGATTCCGCTGCTCTGCCCGAGCCTCCTGCCCAAGGAGCGAAACGACCTCCCGCAGTTCTGCGCGAACAGCCTCTGGCTTAGGCAGCTCGTCTATTTTCCCCGCCAGTGCTTGAATAAACTGCACAGCCGTTTCCCGCCGTACCGGCTCATCGCTCGGGTTCAAATGGTTAAAATAGACGTTCGCGCTATCAATAATCGGCTTCGGCTGCTTAGCCGCCATATCGCGGACGACGGCGTCCATCCGGTCCACCAGAAAAGCGGCCAGCTCTGCCATCGGCACGGCTATGACCTTCTGAATGGCATAGGACAAATATTGCAGCAGCATGCCTCGAAAAATGGTGACGACATCCCATATGATAGCGTCAATCTGCTCGCCGTACGCTTCTGTCAGCAGCTCCCGATGCCACGACAGCATAGCCGCTTTTTTATTTTGCCATGCCGTCAAAAATTTATCATTCGCCGTTATCGGCAGCTCTTTAAAGTCGAGCATGAACAAATGGTTCTCCATCGTATAATACAGCTGGAATTCAATTTTCCGGCGAAACTTCTCCTTTGGCGCAAGCCCCTGCTGCGATTGCACACGGTCAAGCTCCGCTTCCTGCTCCAGCAATGAACGGTAGCAGGCGGTAAATACCTCGGTGAATAAATCTTCCTTGGAAGCAAAAAACTTATATATGCTCGCTTTCGCCATGCCGCAAGCTTCAGCAATATCCTGCATGGATGCAGCGCTGTAGCCCTTCTCCCGAAAAAGCGCCAAAGCAGCGTCTAAAATTTTTCCTTTTCGTAATTCCTCCATTTAGATGCCCTCCTCCCCCCTATCTTGACATGAGGAAAGAGCGAGGTCAACGTCTGGAGTTGACACCGAAACTATTTAGTTTTATATTGAACTCATAAGTTTTACTTTACTGGTAAAGGAGGTGCGCTGCCGCTTGTTTCTATTTAAATAGGGATAAAGCTGTGGCCTGCACATGCGCATAGCCGAAGGAATTGAAATGCTGGAATTGACTTTAAGCTTGGGAGACAATCATAGAGTCTTTCATCCCACAGCGATACTGGGTCCGGACTTTTGGGTGCTGGTTGATACCGGCCTGCCAGGTTCTGCTGAAGCGATTCAGCGAATGGTCGTAGAGGAAGGATTTCCCGATGTACCGCCAAGCGCTATTATACTTACTCATCAGGATCTGGATCATATCGGCGGCTTGCCAGGCTTTTTGTCCTCGAGTCGCAAGCTGCCCGTCGTTTACGCCCATCTTGGAGATCAGGCTGCGATTGACGGGAAAGAGCAGCTGCTCAAAGTGCCCCCTGAAAGGATGGCGCAGCTGCTTGAGACCATGCCTGAAACGCAGCGGACAGCATTTGAGCACACTTTTATCCATCCAACCCGTCCGAACGTTAATTTGACGATTGCAGATGGCGATACACTCGACTTCGGCGGCGGGCTTACCGTCATTCATACACCCGGCCATACGCCGGGGCATATTGCTCTCTATCATCAGCCGAGCAAGACGCTTCTCGCGGGGGATGCCATGGTGGTAATCAATGGCCAGCTATCCGGGCCCGTGCCTGCTGCCACGCCAAACATGGCAGAGGCTATCCGTTCCCTCAGCAAGCTTAAAGCGTTTGATATCGAGCAGGTGATTTGCTACCATGGCGGGCTGTTCCAAGGAGACGCGAACAAACGAATTGCTGAGCTGGCTGACCAGCTGTGACCCGTTTTGTAACGGCACTTGTGCTCGCTTTAGCCGGCGGCTATCTGTTCGCAGCACTTCATGTGCCGCTGCCTTGGCTGCTCGGTCCGATGGTATTCGCCTTTCTCGGTTCACGATTTCTGAAAAAGTCATTCAAACCGCAATGGCCCAGTTCCATGCGCAATCTAGCACTGCTTATTATTGGCTATTCAATCGGACTGTCACTTACAGTCGACACGATGAAGGAAATGGGCCATCAGCTGCCGACTATGGTGCTTATGACGGTACTGCTGCTGCTATTTAGCGGGTTAATTGGCATCACGATTGCCAAGCTGTCTGGATTGCTGCTGCCGACCGTCCTAATGGGCTGCATTCCGGGCGGCTTGTCGCAAATGGTTATTTTGGCGGAGGATACGAAGGGCATTGATATTACGGTTGTCACCTTCTTGCAGGTATCGCGGCTCATGATGATTATTTTCTGCGTGCCGCTGCTCGTATTCAGCCCATTATTCGGGAGCGTTCACGATGAGATCGTCGTTGCAGCAGCAGGCTCCGAGTGGGCGCAGTGGGGCGCCTTATTCCCAGGCATTGTGCCGTTTGCCCTCGCTTGTGTGGCGGCGGCGCTGCTGGCGAAAAAGATCAAGATGCCTTCGGCCTATTTGCTCGGCCCGATGATCGCAACCGCACTGCTTCATAACTTTGGCTTAGATGCTCCTCTGCTGCCATCGACCTTATTGAGCGCAGCACAGCTCATGATCGGCACCTATGTCGGACTGCTGCTGCGGCCGGAAAATTTGAAAAATAAAACACGCATCACTCTGCTCGCCATCCTAAGCGGCATCGTCCTCATTGCCGGAGCGTTCGGCATGAGCCTGCTGCTTGCCAAGCTGCATAATCTGTCGCCTGCCACTGCTTTTCTTAGCATGTCCCCTGGCGGCATGGACCAAATGGGCATTATCGCCAAGGAAATTCATGCGGATGTTGCCATCGTCAGCGTCTACCAGCTGTTTCGAACATGGTTCATCTACTTCGCCATCCCTCCCCTGCTGAGGCTGCTTTTCAAGCGAATCGGCAGTGGCAGCGGAACAGGATCAGAAACAGCAGCAGGCTCAAATGGGAAGCAGCCGATGGAAAGCAAGTAAGCAAGGACAGCGGGCTTGAGCGAAGCCGCGCTGTCCTTTTTTATCCGCCACTTATCGTCTTTCGTTAGCTTTCCCCTCCATTTTAGCAAGGAACGCCTCCTCAAGCTCATTCCAGTTTGGCGTCGCTATATGGGCTTGCTGCTTCCAAACGTCGAACGCTTTATGCAAAAGGGCGATTTCCACGAATGAGCTATCTATCATTTTCGCAACGGGAAGACGATGATAAATTTTCAGAAAAAAGTAGACGAGCTGCCTTTTCCGGCGAAAATAATCAACCTGGCTTGCAGGTGTAATCGTATAGCCGATAGCCTCCATTACTTTAAAGCCTTCATCAACGGCTGCAATCATTTGCAGGAGCAGCTTTTTGTCCTTCGCTATCTGTTTAAATTGATTGTCTTGGACATAACTTACGGAGCTCAACACCAGAATAAAGACAATGTGGCTTTTAAGCCATGCATCTATATCCTCATGATAATCGATTTTATATTTGGCATCAGCAAATGCTTTGTCAATTAAATCTTTAAAGGGGAAAGGCCCGTTCAGGCTGCCAAGCACCATTTGACCGCCTCCACGCACGGAGATCATGCGCCCCTTTTCTCTGCGTCCGCCGCTTAGCTGGAAGCCGAAGGCAGCCTTTTTGTCAGGCAAGCTATTCTCCAGCAGCTCTTGCTCCGTCGTACTAGCCGTCGGATTATTGCCGACAAACACGATATGGCTGCTTTTATTTTTCGCCAAAATCGGCAGCACAGATGGAAAATTATTATATTTCATCACAACAAAAATCAGGTCATAGCTGTCATCCGCCGGGAGCGCTTGAATGATCTTCACTTTATCTACGGTCGTTTTACGCTGAAAATAATGGCGAATGACGAGCCCGTGCTCGCTCAGCTCCTCCGCTCTGCTTCCTCTCGCAAGCACCGTGACGTCATTGCCCCCCTGCACTAACACATGGGCCAGATAGCTGCCTAAAACGCCCGCGCCATAAACTAATATTTTCATATTGCCCCCCTCATTCTTCTGAACACTTGTTGCTTTATCAACATTCGTTCAATACAATGATAGTACCAACGACTTGGGTTCGCTTCAATCGCTAAATGGGTCCGAATCGTTGATTAATCAACATATTTGGCTTAGCTGTTTAAAATATTTTTTGGAGGAGGAGTCCTATGGACAGGAGGGTGCTCAAAACGCGGGAAGCGATAATGAAGGCTTTTATTGCGCTTATGGCCGAGAAAAATTTTGAGCAAATAACGATCAACGAAATTGCAGACCGTGCCAATGTAAACCGGGGCACCGTTTATTTGCATTATGTAGACAAATTTGATCTTCTCGATCAATGCATAGAGGTCCATTTAGTCCAATTGCAGCAAAAATGCTTGCCTAACGAGGAAGCAACCTCCTTTACGTCTAAAGAGCTGCTGCTTCAAACCCTTGAATTTTTAGAGGAGCATGCTTTCCTATATTCGACTCTGCTGACGAACAAGAGTATTCCTGCTTTCCGAAGCCGCATGACGGAGTTGATGTTTCAGCAGCTTGGTGAAAACATCGATATGAGTGAGATGAATAAAGACCGGAACAAAGAGGTACTGAAGCAGTTTTTAGTATCGGCTGCGATCGGTGTTCTGGAGTGGTGGATTACCCGTTCCATGCCCTACCCAGCTAAGGAAATGGCCGAAGAGTTATGGGCGCTGCTTGAGCGCAATCAGATGGTGCCGCAGAATATGGAATCGAAATAAGCCAGTGCAGTTCCTCCTTGTAGAGGCACTGCACTGGCTTATTGTTTCTGATCTGAAATGAATTCATTTATTCAAGTGGGCTGCCTAATCAGTTAGATGTCGTATTTAACTTCACCCAGCCATTTCACCATTTTAGGATCATTATGTGAAAAGAACTGGCTCGTTTTCAAGTCTAAAGCAGCAATCCGCTCCATGTCCGCTGTGCTTAGTTCAAAGTCGAAGATATTAAAGTTTTCAATGATTCTTTCCTTGCGAACAGATTTTGGAATGACAACGATTCCTCTTAGGGTCAACCAACGCAAAATAATTTGCGCAACGGATTTATTATGCTTTTCAGCTAGAGACACTAAAGCTTCATTCTGAAAGATGTCGTTTCTTCCTTCGGCAAACGGAGCCCAGGATTCAACCTGAACATGGTTCTCTTGCATAAACGCTGTACTTTCTATTTGCTGGCAGAAGGGATGCGTTTCAACTTGGTTTACTGCCGGAATGATTTCATTGTGAGTCATTAAATCCATCAAACGATCCATCTGAAAATTGCTAACTCCGATAGCCTTGACCTTGCCCTCCCGATACAATTCCTCCATCGCCCGCCAAGCACCGTAAACATCGCCAAATGGCTGATGAATTAAATATAAATCCAAGTAATCCATTTGCAATCGTTCCAGCGATTTGGCGAACGCTTTCTTAGCGCTCTCATAACCGGCATCCTGGATCCAAAGTTTTGTCGTAATAAATATTTCCTCTCTTGGCACGCCGCTTCGCCTGATTGCTCTGCCGACCGCTTCTTCATTTTGATAGGAAGCAGCGGTATCAATTAGGCGATAGCCTGCCATAAGAGCGTCATAAACGGCTTGTTCGCATTCATCTGCCTCCTTGATTTGAAACACTCCAAAGCCGAGTATAGGCATCTCAACACCATTGTTCAAAATAACTTTTTGCATATGAATTCCTCCTGCTTGTTTATATTAGGATGCAAGCCGCTCCCCATCCCCCTCTATACTTTGAATAACCATTTTCCTTAGAGGTTTAAGTTCATTATGCGCTAAATCTTCAAGAGGGCGATATCTCATTAATCTCTAATGATTGCCTAATCCTCTCATTGCTAAGTAACGTTGCTATCCGAGCCGGACATGAAAGCCCATCCCCAAACCGCCGAATAGCTGCTTAAATTTTCAACAGACAAGCAAGTTAGCTGAAAGTTGAACATACAAATGTTTTAATACTCCAGCCAAGAGGGCCATTTGTTGGACAATATATAAATCATAGAGAAGCGTTAGGCTGGCTAGCTGGATGAAGGAGGCCGTGCATGAACAGCAATCCGCAAATTCGAAAATGGTACCCCTTTGTCGGGCCGCATGATCCGTGCGAGCCGATGATTGTGCGGACGTATGTCGTTCCGCCGAACCAGTACATTCCTTTTCAGCCGATGAACCTTCCGCAATTTTCGCTAGAAGAGGCGCTGCGGCTTGGAACGCTATGGCCTGCCTTATACAGCCCGTACGCATCCAAATGTGGAGGGGGGAGCTATTAGCCATGAGTGAGCAGCCAATGGTGTGCGATGAAGCCTATTATGCCAAGCTTTTGGAGCTGCAGCAGCTGGATTTTGGCCTGCTTGAGCTGAACCTCTATCTCGACACCCATCCGCATGACCATCATGCCCTGCAGCAATTCAATTATTTGGCCCAGCAGCGCATGCAGTGCGCCCAGCAGTTCGAAATGAAGTATGGTCCGCTGATGAACTATGGACACAGCTTCTCGGGTTATCCTTTTCAATGGCCGAATACGCCTTGGCCTTGGCAGGTGTAGCAGGCCTGACAGACAGTCAGCATGAAGCACAGCGGGCTGCCGCTGCTGACATCTGCGCAGCTCTCTAGAAAGCGGCAGCTTAGCATGTTGGAGGTGACAATGGCATGTGGGTTTATGAGAAAAAGCTCCAGTACCCTGTTCGGGTTAGCAAATGCGATCCTCGAATGGCGCGTTATCTCGCCGAACAATACGGCGGCGCGGACGGCGAGCTGGCGGCGGCACTTCGTTATTTGAATCAACGCTATACGATTCCAAGCAAGGTCATTGGCTTGCTAACGGATATCGGCACAGAGGAATTTGCGCATTTAGAGATGATTGCTACAATGATCTATAAACTGACCAAGGATGCCACTCCTGAGCAGCTTGAAGAGGCTGGGCTGGGGCCGCATTATGCGAGCCATGACAGCGCGCTGTTTTACAACAATGCCTCGGGCGTTCCTTTCACAGCCGCCTACATACAGGCCAAGGGCGATCCGCTTGCGGATTTATACGAGGATATTGCGGCTGAGGAGAAGGCGCGGGCCACCTATCAGTGGCTCATCGATATGACCGACGACGTCGATTTGCAGGACAGCCTGAAGTTTTTACGCGAGCGGGAAATTGTCCATGCGCTGCGCTTCAAGGAAGCGGTCGAAATTATTAAGGAGGATCGGGATCAGAAGAAGGTTTATTGAGGAAGGGACAAAAAAGGAGTAAGGCAGCCATCTTCTGTTGGCTGCTTTGCTCCTTTTTTTTAATTCAGATTTGTCGAAATGCCCGGTCCGTCTCTCTCTAAATGACATTTCCCCTTATAATGCTTAATTACGGCTATCGGCCCAGAGGAATTGGCACATCACCCCTAGAGCTGTTAGCGGGATCGTCTGCATCATCAATTTCCCCACTTGCGTTGCTATTTGTTCCGTCCTGCCATTCAACCTGTAAATATCATGTTACCAGTGATTCCTCTTATCAAATTTGATATGATAGGGAAGAATCAGATATGAAACGAGTTCTAATAAGTTCAAAGCCCGCTTTCATTTGTTTATAAAGGAGGATGTTAGGATGGGAAACGAAATCGAAAATCTATATTCAAGCGTAAATCGATTTGCGATAACGGACGGCATCAACCGAACCATTGTCCCCTACCTTGAGATTCATAGTTATCGCGAGCAGGATATTATCATACCCGATACGCCAAATCCGTTTATCTATCTAGTTGTAAACGGTACTATGCGCCTCCACTTTGCTACTGGGGTATCCGATTACGCTCCCGGACAATATCTTATATCCGCCATAGACAGTCCCAAATCCGGAATGGCTTTGTCTGCTTCACAGTCTTCACCATTCCTTGCTCTATATATCGAATTTTCTGTAGATGATATCGTGTCCGTCATGCTGGATATGGAAGCTGATTTTATGGGGAAAATATTCGAGAAAGAAATGGCGTCAAAAATCCAGCCCCATGATGACTATAAACTTCTGGATGTCATAATGCGCCTTCTAAACATAAATGAAAAACCAGATGAAATGGCATTTATGACCAAACATTTAAAGCGTGAAATCATCTTAAATCTAATTACCGGCCCTTATGGAAAAACGTTTGCCCAAAGTATCGTCAAAATCCAGCAGGCAGGCGATATTTATTATACAAATAGCTGGATTAAGCAGCATTATAAAGATACGTTTACCGTAGAAGATCTCGCCGAACAAAGCAATATGAGCGTATCCAGCTTTCATCAAAAATTCAAGAGCGCCGTGGGCATGGGGCCGCTGCAATGTCAAAAAAAGCTCCGGCTGATGGAAGCACGGCAATTAATGCTGGATAAGACTTTAAATGTAACGGATGCGGCAATGGAAGTCGGGTACGAAAGCTTGTCCCATTTCAACAGAGATTATCGGCGACTGTTTGGTCTGTCACCACAGAAAGACATTCAAGAAATACGCAATTGTTTATACACAAAAGCACAATTCGACTAAAGGTCAAATTGTGCTTTTTATTATTTTCGCCCCATTACTTAGACATGCTTATTACGGCACGGAATTTCGTCTTTGCAGACATCATTTTTTCATAAGCTTCTTGAGCGCGTTCCAAAGGAAAAACTTCAATCATAGGCCGTACATCGGTCAGTATGCTAAATTGAATGGTTGCTTCAAGCTCCTTCGCTTGTCCGGTAAACGTGCCTCGAACCGTGTTTGGACCTTTCAGAAAATCCATCGCAGACCATTCCAGAGGCTCGTCTGAAACGGCAGCAATAATAAGTTCACCGCCCGTACCCAAGCCGCCAACCAAGGAAGCGATCACTTTTGCGTTAGGCGCTGTAGCGACAATGACTTTTGCGCCTCCTAATGCTTTCAAGGCTTCAGCCGGATCTTCCTTATCAGCATCGATATAGTGATGCGCCCCAAGCTCAAGTGCCAATTCCTCTTTATCCTGGCCGCGAGAAATCGCAACCGTCTGGAAGCCTGCTTTTTTTGCGTACTGTACTGCAAGATGGCCAAGCCCGCCAATGCCGGAAATCGCTACAAGGTCACCCAGGCGCGCCGCGCTGTTCCGCAATGCACTGAACACGGTTTCTCCAGCGCACAACAGCGGCGCCGCTTCTTCTGGTGAAATTTCCTCCGGAATAACAATGAGAGCATCTTCAAAAGCAACCATATATTCAGCGTATCCGCCATCCATCGTAAGGGCTGTCACATGATTATGCCCTCCATTCCATCCGATACCAACGCGCTGTCCAATTTTCCATTTTGTTGAGCCCGGTGCTAATTTCTCTACGATACCGACAACTTCGTGGCCTGGAATCCGCGGATACTGTGAGGATGCGCCTTCGATTACCTTCGCTTCCCCGTGACATACTCCGCATGCTTCAACACGAAGAAGCACTTGTCCTTCTCCGGGCTGCGGCACAGGAATTTCAACCAGCTTCATTGGCTCTCCCTTGGCGGGAACTTGTATGGCTTTCATCATATTCATATATATTGCCTCCTATAGTTTTGTTTCATGCTTGCTCTACATCATTATTTTTGCAAAAATCACAGCAGGAGGCTTGCTCATTTCTACGAATTGTTTGCCCGATTCTACATGCTTAACAAACTCAAAGCGTGAATCGTTTTAGGCTTTATGCAGTAGTAACGACGGAGGCTCTAACCATTCAAAAAAATCGAAAAACTCACTCCTTATACTTGAAGCTTTCGTTGTTGCAAAACATGATTTGGAAGGACGCAAGAAAATTCTGCTTGCATTAGACATAGAAAATCCTGAGTTACATTCCAAATTAGAATCGATAATTGCTCAAACAGCTGAAGACATTCTACGGGCTAATAAATATGATTTGCACTGGCTGGATGTAAGGAACATTTCCGAAACTAGAGCGTGTATGCACACGCAAGCGAGCTGGTTTCCGATAAAAACCAGCGTTCAAACGTCTTCCCTCTGCTGCCGGGAATAGCACAACTTATAAATATGAAAAATGTGAACCTACGTACCAAAAGTCTGCTTCATGCTCTTCGTTTCTGGGGCTTGCTTCCTGCACAAAGACATTTAGACAGACTTGGCGGACACAGAAACCGCTATTTTAATCGAATCATGGGCTACGACAGAGGCTGCGGACTCAGGGGCCGCTAATGCGCTGCACATCGTCATTTTGAGAGGATTATTAAGGCAATAGCGGATCTCCTGTCCGCTTAATGCCCGAAAGGGAATCAAAAGCCAGATTAACGGAAACTCAGTCCGCCAAAAAAGGAATTCGCTTCCAAAACTGCGCGTTCTCAGCCACAGTGCTCACTGCAACTGTGCTCTCAGCAACATTTGCATGCTGTGGTTCCTTAAGCCTTGAATGGTCCGAAGAGCTTTGCCTCGAATAATCACTTAACAAGGAGCAGCAGAAGGGCTCCCGTTTGCATACACACCCTAGAGCAAAAGAAAAAGGCCGGAGGTTCACCTCCGGCCTTAAGGAAAAAGCTTATTTGTTTAAGCGTACAGCGGTGTTACTTAATTACAACGTACTCCAGGTTCACAAGTTTAGCATAAGTCACGATTTGGTCTGTCGTCAGGTTCAAGGAAACGACAGTATGATGGCCGCCGCCATTCTCAATCCAAGCTTTTACGCCATCCTGGAAGTTCGGCTTAACCGTCCACAGCACACGAGCTACAGGGAGCTTAGGAGCTGGAACCGTTGGCTCGAATGCGGAAACCTCGTTGATTAACAGCTTGTAATGGGTGCCGAAATCCGCCATGGAGACGACGACGCCTTCGCCAGCTTTGCCGTCGAATATGAGACGCGCTGGATCCTCGCGATCGCCAATACCCAATGGGGAAACGATGATGGTTGGTTTGTTGCTGGCCAAAGTCGGATCTACTTCGAGCATATGAGATTGCAGAATGGCTTCTTGCCCAGCTGCCATTTCATACGTGTAATCTTCCATAAAGCCTGTATTTTGGTTATGGCTCATCACTTTCAGCAAGCGATCAAGCGCAGCCGTCTTCCAGTCGCCTTCACCGGCAAAGCCGTAGCCTTGCGCCATCAGGCGTTGGACAGCCAGACCCGGAAGCTGCTTCATCCCATGCAAATCCTCGAAGTTCGTAGTGAAGGCATTGTAGCCTTTCTCTTCAAAGAAACGTTTCATCGCGATTTCATAGCTCGCTTGTACTCTTACGCTAGCTTCCCAAGACTCTTTGCTGCTCGTGCCATAATCAAATGTATATAGCTCCGCATACAGCCCCATCAGATCGTCGATTTCTTGCTCTGTAACAGCATTCACGTATTGTACGAGGTCGCCGATACCGTAATAATCTACCGTCCAACCGAATTGAATTTGGGCTTCGACTTTATCTCCATCCGTAACGCCGACGTTGCGCATATTGTCGCCAAAACGAGCAACCTTGATATTAAAGCTTTCGTTATAGGC from the Paenibacillus sp. BIHB 4019 genome contains:
- a CDS encoding spore coat protein CotJB; this encodes MSEQPMVCDEAYYAKLLELQQLDFGLLELNLYLDTHPHDHHALQQFNYLAQQRMQCAQQFEMKYGPLMNYGHSFSGYPFQWPNTPWPWQV
- a CDS encoding 2-dehydropantoate 2-reductase N-terminal domain-containing protein, whose amino-acid sequence is MKILVYGAGVLGSYLAHVLVQGGNDVTVLARGSRAEELSEHGLVIRHYFQRKTTVDKVKIIQALPADDSYDLIFVVMKYNNFPSVLPILAKNKSSHIVFVGNNPTASTTEQELLENSLPDKKAAFGFQLSGGRREKGRMISVRGGGQMVLGSLNGPFPFKDLIDKAFADAKYKIDYHEDIDAWLKSHIVFILVLSSVSYVQDNQFKQIAKDKKLLLQMIAAVDEGFKVMEAIGYTITPASQVDYFRRKRQLVYFFLKIYHRLPVAKMIDSSFVEIALLHKAFDVWKQQAHIATPNWNELEEAFLAKMEGKANERR
- a CDS encoding TetR/AcrR family transcriptional regulator; the protein is MDRRVLKTREAIMKAFIALMAEKNFEQITINEIADRANVNRGTVYLHYVDKFDLLDQCIEVHLVQLQQKCLPNEEATSFTSKELLLQTLEFLEEHAFLYSTLLTNKSIPAFRSRMTELMFQQLGENIDMSEMNKDRNKEVLKQFLVSAAIGVLEWWITRSMPYPAKEMAEELWALLERNQMVPQNMESK
- a CDS encoding zinc-binding dehydrogenase, which translates into the protein MNMMKAIQVPAKGEPMKLVEIPVPQPGEGQVLLRVEACGVCHGEAKVIEGASSQYPRIPGHEVVGIVEKLAPGSTKWKIGQRVGIGWNGGHNHVTALTMDGGYAEYMVAFEDALIVIPEEISPEEAAPLLCAGETVFSALRNSAARLGDLVAISGIGGLGHLAVQYAKKAGFQTVAISRGQDKEELALELGAHHYIDADKEDPAEALKALGGAKVIVATAPNAKVIASLVGGLGTGGELIIAAVSDEPLEWSAMDFLKGPNTVRGTFTGQAKELEATIQFSILTDVRPMIEVFPLERAQEAYEKMMSAKTKFRAVISMSK
- a CDS encoding manganese catalase family protein gives rise to the protein MWVYEKKLQYPVRVSKCDPRMARYLAEQYGGADGELAAALRYLNQRYTIPSKVIGLLTDIGTEEFAHLEMIATMIYKLTKDATPEQLEEAGLGPHYASHDSALFYNNASGVPFTAAYIQAKGDPLADLYEDIAAEEKARATYQWLIDMTDDVDLQDSLKFLREREIVHALRFKEAVEIIKEDRDQKKVY
- a CDS encoding AraC family transcriptional regulator produces the protein MGNEIENLYSSVNRFAITDGINRTIVPYLEIHSYREQDIIIPDTPNPFIYLVVNGTMRLHFATGVSDYAPGQYLISAIDSPKSGMALSASQSSPFLALYIEFSVDDIVSVMLDMEADFMGKIFEKEMASKIQPHDDYKLLDVIMRLLNINEKPDEMAFMTKHLKREIILNLITGPYGKTFAQSIVKIQQAGDIYYTNSWIKQHYKDTFTVEDLAEQSNMSVSSFHQKFKSAVGMGPLQCQKKLRLMEARQLMLDKTLNVTDAAMEVGYESLSHFNRDYRRLFGLSPQKDIQEIRNCLYTKAQFD
- a CDS encoding spore coat associated protein CotJA; this encodes MNSNPQIRKWYPFVGPHDPCEPMIVRTYVVPPNQYIPFQPMNLPQFSLEEALRLGTLWPALYSPYASKCGGGSY
- a CDS encoding aldo/keto reductase, with the translated sequence MQKVILNNGVEMPILGFGVFQIKEADECEQAVYDALMAGYRLIDTAASYQNEEAVGRAIRRSGVPREEIFITTKLWIQDAGYESAKKAFAKSLERLQMDYLDLYLIHQPFGDVYGAWRAMEELYREGKVKAIGVSNFQMDRLMDLMTHNEIIPAVNQVETHPFCQQIESTAFMQENHVQVESWAPFAEGRNDIFQNEALVSLAEKHNKSVAQIILRWLTLRGIVVIPKSVRKERIIENFNIFDFELSTADMERIAALDLKTSQFFSHNDPKMVKWLGEVKYDI